One Campylobacter concisus DNA segment encodes these proteins:
- a CDS encoding CHAD domain-containing protein, with the protein MGLEIERKFLLKNSQILDFLKDAGVVFKHLEISQFYTKITQNEEIRFRSEEGKFIKTIKVGKDLIREENEEFCEKAEFKKALKNCIGRVITKDRYIFRLNNNPCNIDVFKDGLNGLCTFEIEFSDENEAVYFKLPPFLEQFCKADVTCDKRYKNKFLAIHANENEQIDYKRAYNVFKNKEISPNFTANLKSGEALRALFLSIYKEIKRLKSDYLQDHDEEILHNLRVNLRKVRSLLKIFNGVFDEKVTLFFGENFKILTNSTNKKRDLDIFLGFLSEQKHANELIYFVQKALNLEYENIKSYLSDEENYAFLKEWEIFLNEGEFYRSKLFDVSLSRLGSFKLRTLLVLAQKRLKSLDQDCPNESFHKIRIELKKVRYTYEFLSEIFYFDGLKKYEERLKDMQEIFGALQDYDVWLGILERLPEVAGKEKLESKIYKQIYKTREEILKKRLKFIKATRKISRNLKIYYI; encoded by the coding sequence GTGGGTTTGGAGATAGAGCGTAAATTTTTACTCAAAAATTCTCAAATTCTAGATTTTCTAAAAGATGCTGGAGTAGTTTTTAAGCACCTTGAAATTTCTCAGTTTTACACCAAGATCACGCAAAATGAAGAGATCCGCTTCAGAAGTGAAGAGGGTAAATTTATAAAAACGATCAAGGTTGGCAAAGATCTTATAAGAGAAGAAAATGAGGAATTTTGCGAAAAGGCCGAGTTTAAAAAGGCCCTAAAAAACTGTATCGGACGCGTAATCACCAAAGATAGATACATTTTTCGGCTAAACAATAATCCATGCAACATTGACGTTTTTAAAGACGGTTTAAACGGACTTTGCACATTTGAAATAGAATTTAGTGATGAAAACGAGGCTGTCTATTTTAAACTGCCACCATTTTTGGAGCAGTTTTGTAAGGCCGATGTCACCTGCGATAAAAGATATAAAAACAAATTTCTAGCCATCCACGCAAACGAAAATGAACAAATCGACTACAAAAGAGCCTACAATGTCTTTAAAAACAAAGAAATTTCGCCAAATTTTACTGCGAATTTAAAAAGTGGCGAGGCACTTAGAGCTTTATTTTTAAGCATATATAAAGAGATAAAGAGGCTAAAGAGTGACTATCTGCAAGATCACGACGAAGAAATTTTGCACAACCTGCGAGTAAATTTAAGAAAAGTTAGGTCGTTACTTAAAATTTTTAACGGCGTTTTTGATGAGAAAGTGACGCTCTTTTTTGGAGAGAATTTTAAAATTTTGACAAATTCAACCAACAAAAAGCGAGACCTTGACATTTTTCTAGGCTTTTTAAGCGAGCAAAAGCACGCAAATGAGCTTATTTACTTTGTGCAAAAGGCTCTAAATTTAGAGTATGAAAACATTAAAAGCTACCTGAGTGACGAGGAAAACTACGCATTTTTAAAAGAGTGGGAGATATTTTTAAACGAGGGCGAGTTTTATAGATCAAAGCTCTTTGATGTAAGCCTTTCGCGACTTGGTTCGTTTAAGCTAAGAACGCTTCTAGTTTTGGCTCAAAAGAGGCTAAAAAGCCTAGATCAAGACTGCCCAAATGAGAGCTTTCACAAGATCAGGATCGAGCTTAAAAAGGTGAGATATACCTACGAGTTTTTGAGTGAGATTTTTTATTTTGACGGGCTTAAAAAGTATGAAGAGCGGCTAAAAGATATGCAAGAGATCTTTGGTGCGCTTCAAGACTATGACGTTTGGCTTGGCATCTTAGAGCGCTTGCCAGAGGTTGCCGGCAAAGAAAAACTTGAGAGCAAAATTTACAAACAAATTTACAAAACTAGAGAAGAGATACTAAAAAAACGGCTTAAATTTATAAAAGCAACTCGCAAGATCTCGCGAAATTTAAAAATTTACTACATATAA
- a CDS encoding Fur family transcriptional regulator, with the protein MQYVSLLKQSGLKVTPQRLSVLRILDRHTHPTIDELYDEILKENPSVSLATVYKNLNTLKDEGLVVEVNIVNQKARYDIYEHPHIHVVCENCGSVEDMSYDDSELGKYQEALEKKIGNIIERLNIVASVKSCKHCR; encoded by the coding sequence ATGCAATATGTATCGTTGCTAAAACAGTCTGGGCTTAAAGTAACGCCGCAGCGTCTTAGCGTTTTGAGAATTCTTGATCGTCACACACATCCAACGATCGATGAGCTTTATGATGAAATTTTGAAAGAAAATCCATCAGTTTCGCTCGCAACTGTCTATAAAAACCTAAACACTCTAAAAGACGAAGGCCTTGTAGTTGAGGTAAATATCGTCAATCAAAAGGCGAGATACGACATTTACGAGCATCCGCACATCCACGTGGTTTGCGAAAACTGCGGTAGCGTCGAGGATATGAGCTATGATGACTCAGAGCTTGGCAAATACCAAGAAGCGCTTGAAAAAAAGATCGGTAACATCATCGAGCGCCTAAATATCGTTGCTAGCGTAAAAAGCTGTAAGCACTGCCGATAA
- the dxs gene encoding 1-deoxy-D-xylulose-5-phosphate synthase: MNKDVKSLNVDELNALCHDIRDKILATVSKNGGHLSSNIGAVEIIVAMHKIFDVTKDPFIFDVSHQSYAHKLLTGRWDSFDTLRKFNGISGYTKPSESKFDYFVAGHSSTSISLAVGAAKAIRLKNEDRLPVAVIGDGSLSGGMAYEALNELGDRKYPCVIILNDNEMSISKPIGALSKYLSQMMAGQFYQKFKGRVERFLSYMPDSAAYMARRMEEGIRLITPGMFFEELGLEYIGPVDGHDLSALLSTFETAKNMKKPVIVHVQTLKGKGYEFAEGYYENWHGVGPFDLKSGEFIKRQSNKSATAIFSEQLLKMAREHSDIVGVTAAMPTGTGMDALIHEFPDRFWDVAIAEQHAVTSMSAMAKEGFKPFVAIYSTFMQRAYDQVIHDASILNLNITFAMDRAGIVGEDGETHQGAFDISFLNAVPNMVLFAPRCEESMKNVMEFAYSYKGVSAFRYPRGAFILRGEFKAKPLEFGKGEILADAKSETAFLGYGNGVGRANLVRNLLAGKLEAILVDLVFVKPLDRELLCELAKRTKKWYIFSDSAKKGGVGEIISAFLQENGISNVSVVSFEYDDKFIQHGSTTEVEESLGISAEQITQKLLENN, from the coding sequence ATGAATAAAGACGTTAAAAGCCTAAATGTCGATGAGCTAAACGCGCTTTGCCACGACATCAGAGATAAAATTTTAGCCACTGTTAGCAAAAATGGCGGTCATCTTAGCTCAAACATCGGTGCAGTCGAGATCATCGTTGCGATGCATAAAATTTTTGATGTTACAAAAGATCCGTTTATTTTTGATGTGAGCCACCAAAGCTACGCACACAAGCTACTAACTGGGCGCTGGGATAGCTTTGACACGCTTAGGAAATTTAACGGTATCAGCGGCTACACAAAGCCAAGCGAGAGCAAATTTGACTACTTTGTAGCAGGACATAGCTCGACGTCCATTTCACTTGCAGTTGGCGCTGCAAAGGCGATCAGGCTAAAAAATGAAGACCGCTTGCCAGTGGCTGTCATAGGCGATGGCTCGCTAAGTGGCGGCATGGCGTACGAGGCACTAAATGAGCTGGGGGACAGAAAATATCCTTGCGTCATCATCTTAAACGACAACGAGATGAGCATAAGTAAGCCAATAGGCGCACTTAGCAAGTATCTAAGCCAGATGATGGCAGGGCAGTTTTATCAAAAATTTAAAGGCAGGGTCGAGCGCTTTTTAAGCTACATGCCAGACTCTGCAGCCTACATGGCTAGACGCATGGAGGAGGGCATCAGGCTCATCACTCCTGGCATGTTTTTTGAAGAGCTTGGACTTGAGTACATAGGCCCAGTCGATGGGCACGACCTCTCAGCGCTTCTTAGTACATTTGAAACTGCCAAAAACATGAAAAAACCAGTCATCGTGCACGTGCAGACGCTAAAGGGTAAAGGGTATGAATTTGCCGAGGGTTATTATGAAAATTGGCACGGAGTTGGGCCGTTTGATCTAAAAAGTGGCGAATTTATAAAAAGACAGTCAAACAAGTCAGCCACGGCGATCTTTAGCGAGCAGCTTTTAAAGATGGCAAGAGAGCACAGCGACATCGTTGGCGTAACGGCTGCGATGCCAACAGGCACTGGTATGGACGCGCTCATACATGAGTTTCCAGACCGCTTTTGGGACGTGGCGATAGCCGAGCAGCACGCAGTTACCTCGATGTCGGCTATGGCAAAAGAGGGCTTTAAGCCATTTGTCGCGATATACTCGACCTTTATGCAAAGAGCCTACGATCAGGTCATTCACGACGCTTCTATCTTAAATTTAAACATCACATTTGCGATGGATAGGGCGGGCATCGTGGGTGAGGATGGCGAGACACATCAGGGTGCTTTTGACATTAGCTTTTTAAACGCTGTGCCAAATATGGTTCTTTTTGCCCCAAGGTGCGAAGAGAGCATGAAAAATGTTATGGAATTTGCCTACTCTTATAAAGGCGTTAGCGCATTTAGATATCCGCGCGGGGCATTTATCTTAAGAGGTGAGTTTAAAGCTAAGCCACTTGAGTTTGGCAAGGGTGAAATTTTAGCTGATGCAAAGAGCGAGACCGCATTTTTAGGCTATGGCAATGGCGTTGGCAGGGCAAATTTGGTTAGAAATTTACTAGCTGGCAAGCTTGAAGCTATCCTTGTTGATCTAGTCTTTGTAAAGCCGCTTGATAGAGAGCTTTTATGTGAGCTAGCAAAACGCACTAAAAAGTGGTATATCTTTAGCGATAGCGCTAAAAAAGGCGGCGTTGGCGAGATTATAAGTGCCTTTTTGCAAGAAAATGGCATATCAAATGTAAGCGTTGTTAGCTTTGAGTATGATGATAAATTTATCCAGCATGGCTCGACAACTGAGGTCGAAGAGAGCCTTGGCATAAGTGCTGAGCAAATTACCCAAAAATTACTAGAGAATAATTAA
- the fliH gene encoding flagellar assembly protein FliH yields the protein MKSSVITSETSPAHFIENYRFKVLGSNERAQDSTPVLIEENNLSEELNEQSLEQGGENFAPQMSHPVQPNMQNHFAPQSQNSQAHQPGFDSSFVEELLKKTDELSSNIIKLQMQIENQESEFAKRLEAEIARAKEDGKNEGIAQTNAANEAKIRELEAKFNASAAKLDEQYAKFDEFLKKSEDELGQTAIKIAKEVIEKEVSSASSQIAHHLAGSLIKELSDVKNIEIRVNPEDSDYLREQFSKNERVKVCSDDAISKGGVVIISEGGNIDATMQTRLEKLKMLVNNE from the coding sequence ATGAAAAGTAGCGTAATAACAAGTGAGACCTCACCGGCTCACTTTATAGAAAATTATAGATTTAAGGTGCTTGGAAGTAACGAAAGAGCCCAAGATAGCACACCTGTTTTGATAGAAGAAAATAATCTTAGTGAAGAGCTAAATGAACAAAGCTTAGAGCAAGGTGGTGAAAATTTCGCACCTCAGATGTCACACCCAGTGCAACCAAATATGCAAAATCACTTTGCACCTCAGTCTCAAAATAGCCAAGCTCACCAGCCTGGATTTGACTCGAGTTTTGTCGAGGAGCTGCTTAAAAAGACAGATGAGCTAAGCAGCAATATCATCAAGCTTCAAATGCAAATAGAAAATCAAGAGAGTGAATTTGCAAAACGTCTTGAGGCTGAGATCGCCCGTGCAAAAGAGGATGGCAAAAACGAAGGCATCGCTCAAACAAACGCTGCAAACGAGGCAAAGATAAGGGAGCTTGAGGCTAAATTTAACGCTTCAGCTGCAAAGTTAGATGAGCAGTACGCTAAATTTGATGAGTTTTTGAAAAAGAGCGAAGACGAGCTTGGCCAAACTGCGATAAAGATCGCAAAAGAGGTGATAGAAAAAGAGGTGTCAAGCGCATCTAGCCAGATCGCTCATCACCTAGCTGGCTCACTCATTAAAGAGCTAAGCGACGTAAAAAACATAGAAATTCGCGTAAATCCTGAGGATAGCGACTACCTAAGAGAGCAGTTTAGTAAAAATGAGCGCGTTAAAGTTTGCTCAGACGACGCTATAAGCAAAGGTGGCGTAGTGATAATAAGCGAGGGCGGAAACATCGACGCGACGATGCAAACAAGGCTTGAAAAGCTAAAAATGTTGGTAAATAATGAATAA
- the fliG gene encoding flagellar motor switch protein FliG, with the protein MSIKLTDKQKMIYDDLSMPEKIAILLIQLGEEATALIFSHMDVDVITEISGYIATAKNIDKQVAGAILEEFYALMQSNQYMRSGGLEYAKEILYRTFGPEAAQKILDKLAKSMENSKSFGYLDKIKPQQLADFIVKEHPQTIALILAHMDSTSAAETLSFFSDELRSEVVIRMANLGEISPSVIKRVSTVLEGKLESLTSYKVEVGGPRAVAEVLNRLGQKASKSTIERIEQSDDKLATTIKELMFTFEDIINLNATAIREILKNVDKKDLMVAFKGSSDGIKDKFLSNMSQRAAEAFKEEMQYLGAVRVKDVEEAQRRIVEVVQGLADQGVFQVGEADEMIE; encoded by the coding sequence ATGTCTATAAAACTAACCGATAAGCAAAAGATGATATATGATGATCTTTCAATGCCAGAAAAGATCGCTATTTTACTGATCCAGCTTGGTGAAGAGGCGACAGCTCTGATATTTTCTCATATGGATGTTGATGTCATCACCGAAATTTCAGGCTACATAGCAACTGCAAAAAATATAGACAAACAAGTTGCTGGTGCTATTTTGGAAGAATTCTACGCTCTCATGCAGTCAAATCAATATATGAGAAGTGGCGGTTTAGAGTATGCAAAAGAAATTTTATACCGCACATTTGGCCCAGAGGCTGCTCAGAAAATTTTAGACAAGCTTGCTAAAAGCATGGAGAACTCAAAGAGTTTTGGCTATCTTGATAAGATAAAGCCACAGCAACTCGCAGACTTCATCGTAAAAGAGCACCCTCAAACCATCGCGCTAATCCTTGCCCACATGGATTCAACAAGTGCTGCCGAGACACTAAGCTTCTTCTCAGATGAGCTAAGAAGTGAGGTTGTGATCAGGATGGCAAATCTTGGCGAGATCAGCCCATCAGTCATCAAGCGTGTCTCAACAGTGCTTGAGGGCAAACTTGAGAGCCTCACATCTTATAAAGTCGAGGTTGGTGGCCCAAGAGCTGTGGCAGAAGTGCTTAACAGACTTGGTCAAAAAGCTAGCAAAAGCACGATCGAGCGCATCGAGCAAAGCGATGATAAGCTTGCTACAACGATCAAAGAGCTTATGTTTACCTTTGAAGATATCATCAATCTTAATGCAACTGCGATTAGAGAAATTCTCAAAAATGTCGATAAAAAGGACCTTATGGTTGCATTTAAGGGTTCAAGCGATGGCATTAAGGATAAATTTTTATCAAATATGTCTCAGCGTGCAGCCGAAGCCTTTAAAGAGGAGATGCAATACCTTGGCGCTGTGCGTGTAAAAGACGTTGAAGAGGCGCAAAGACGCATCGTTGAGGTCGTTCAAGGTCTAGCTGATCAAGGTGTCTTCCAAGTTGGCGAAGCAGATGAGATGATAGAATGA
- the fliF gene encoding flagellar basal-body MS-ring/collar protein FliF, with translation MDFKALLHQISQIYQKLSLKQKIVAGSSIVLVVAFLVFLTLYKSKSDSFAGYSVLFENISPSDSALIVDQLNKDGIKYKLANEGTILVPTSDVYKERIAVATLGIPKESKIGFEIFDKQEFGATDAEQRVKFQRALEGELARTIESLSSIQKATVRIAIPKESVFTERQALPTASIVVELKPGVSLNAKQIFGIKNLVAASVTNLSTENVKIVNQDGVALGDEDGEFDSDAIAQQIRYKREFENNYEQKIVNVLAPIVGGADKVVAKVNIDFDFDKKDTKSEVYDPNNVVRSESNIEEKRQGSAPNEVGGVPGAVSNIGPVQGLDDSTLKEQYNKSSQQTNYEISKKVTNVKGQFASINRVSAAVVIDGLYQSKKDKDGKPTGELEFAPLTKEQRESITNLIKQSIGYNQNRGDEVSLDNFEFKTGKDVSTGEKMDGFMNNYVMPFLPLLKYIFALVLLYFFYKKVIVPFMQKMLEETREEEEQVQDDLEEIEMDAEDTLEKFKAARKKVEEQLGLSGEFNEDELKYDVLLEKMKIVVTERSEEISNLLQDMVKNDSEFNMRKEI, from the coding sequence ATGGATTTTAAGGCATTACTTCATCAAATAAGTCAAATTTATCAAAAGCTTTCACTAAAACAAAAGATCGTCGCAGGCAGCTCGATCGTTTTGGTTGTGGCTTTTTTGGTATTTTTAACGCTTTACAAAAGCAAAAGTGATAGTTTTGCAGGATATAGCGTCCTTTTTGAAAACATCAGCCCAAGCGACTCAGCCTTAATAGTCGATCAGCTAAATAAAGATGGTATCAAGTATAAACTAGCAAATGAAGGCACTATCCTTGTGCCAACGAGCGATGTCTATAAAGAACGTATCGCGGTTGCAACGCTTGGCATACCAAAAGAGAGCAAGATCGGTTTTGAAATTTTTGACAAGCAAGAATTTGGAGCTACTGATGCTGAGCAGAGAGTTAAATTTCAAAGAGCGCTCGAGGGTGAGTTAGCTAGAACGATCGAGAGCCTCTCATCTATCCAAAAAGCAACCGTAAGAATAGCCATACCAAAAGAGAGCGTTTTCACTGAAAGACAAGCACTTCCGACCGCTTCTATCGTTGTTGAGCTAAAGCCAGGCGTTAGTCTAAATGCGAAGCAAATTTTTGGCATTAAAAACCTAGTTGCTGCCTCTGTTACAAATTTAAGCACAGAAAATGTAAAGATCGTCAATCAAGATGGCGTCGCACTTGGCGATGAGGACGGAGAGTTTGATAGTGATGCCATAGCTCAGCAGATCCGCTATAAGCGCGAGTTTGAAAATAATTATGAGCAAAAGATCGTAAATGTCCTAGCTCCTATCGTAGGCGGGGCAGATAAGGTCGTAGCAAAGGTAAATATCGACTTTGACTTTGATAAAAAAGATACGAAAAGCGAGGTTTATGACCCAAATAACGTCGTAAGAAGCGAGAGTAACATCGAAGAAAAGCGTCAAGGTTCAGCTCCAAATGAAGTGGGTGGCGTCCCAGGTGCGGTTAGTAACATAGGTCCAGTTCAAGGACTAGATGATAGCACTTTAAAAGAGCAGTACAACAAAAGCTCACAGCAGACAAACTACGAAATTTCAAAGAAAGTGACAAATGTCAAAGGGCAGTTTGCTAGCATAAACAGAGTAAGCGCAGCTGTCGTTATAGACGGACTTTATCAAAGCAAAAAGGACAAAGATGGCAAGCCAACTGGCGAGCTTGAATTTGCCCCGCTTACCAAAGAGCAAAGAGAATCAATCACAAATTTAATCAAACAATCAATCGGCTACAATCAAAACAGAGGCGATGAGGTGAGCTTAGATAACTTCGAGTTTAAAACTGGCAAAGATGTCAGCACTGGCGAGAAGATGGATGGCTTTATGAATAACTACGTGATGCCGTTCTTGCCGCTACTAAAATACATCTTTGCGCTTGTTTTACTCTACTTTTTCTACAAAAAGGTCATCGTACCATTTATGCAAAAAATGCTTGAGGAGACCAGAGAGGAAGAGGAGCAAGTCCAGGACGATCTTGAAGAGATCGAGATGGATGCAGAAGATACGCTCGAGAAATTTAAAGCCGCTCGCAAGAAGGTCGAGGAGCAGCTTGGCCTTAGTGGTGAATTTAACGAGGACGAGCTAAAATACGACGTCCTTCTTGAAAAGATGAAGATAGTAGTCACCGAGCGAAGTGAGGAAATTTCAAATTTACTCCAAGATATGGTTAAAAACGATAGTGAATTTAACATGCGTAAGGAAATTTGA
- the hisC gene encoding histidinol-phosphate transaminase: MKFNDFLDDLVNYEAGKPIELVVREFGIEAKDVIKLASNENPFGTSKRVEEALKEVAKNAHLYPDDSYFELKEGLAKKFGVTSKNLIIGSGSDQIIEYALHAKANKQSGVLMAGVTFAMYEIYAKQTGAKIYRTKSVEHNLNEFLEIYNAHKDEISVIFLCLPNNPLGECIDADEVYKFIKNIGENTLVVLDCAYNEFAKFKDSKKEIKPSEVVKFKNAIYLGTFSKAYALGGMRVGYGVANEEIIGALSKLRAPFNITTPSLRAAIVALGDDEFVQKTMQNNFEQMNRYEEFARQNGIEFIPSYTNFITFKFNEPKSSQICEKMLKKGIILRDLKSYALNAVRITIGQAWQNDRVFEELKQILK; the protein is encoded by the coding sequence ATGAAATTTAATGACTTTTTAGATGATCTAGTAAATTACGAGGCTGGAAAGCCGATCGAGCTTGTAGTTAGGGAGTTTGGCATCGAGGCAAAAGATGTGATAAAGCTAGCGAGCAATGAAAACCCTTTTGGCACTAGCAAACGCGTAGAAGAGGCGCTAAAAGAGGTCGCTAAAAATGCACATCTCTATCCAGATGATAGCTACTTTGAGCTAAAAGAGGGGCTGGCTAAGAAATTTGGCGTAACTAGCAAAAACCTAATCATCGGCTCTGGAAGCGACCAGATCATAGAGTATGCGCTTCATGCAAAGGCAAACAAGCAAAGTGGCGTTTTGATGGCTGGCGTGACATTTGCGATGTATGAAATTTATGCAAAACAAACTGGGGCTAAAATTTACCGCACAAAGAGCGTGGAGCATAATTTGAATGAGTTTTTAGAAATTTATAACGCACACAAAGATGAAATCTCTGTCATTTTTCTTTGCTTGCCAAATAACCCATTAGGCGAGTGCATTGATGCCGATGAGGTCTATAAATTTATAAAAAACATTGGTGAAAATACGCTTGTGGTGCTTGATTGTGCCTACAACGAATTTGCTAAATTTAAAGATAGCAAAAAAGAGATAAAGCCAAGCGAGGTGGTGAAATTTAAAAATGCCATCTACCTTGGCACTTTCTCAAAGGCCTATGCGCTTGGTGGCATGCGTGTTGGATACGGCGTGGCAAATGAAGAGATCATAGGCGCACTTTCAAAGCTAAGAGCCCCTTTTAACATCACAACTCCAAGCTTAAGAGCAGCGATCGTAGCACTTGGTGATGATGAATTTGTGCAAAAAACTATGCAAAACAACTTCGAGCAGATGAATAGATATGAGGAATTTGCAAGGCAAAATGGCATTGAGTTTATCCCAAGCTATACAAATTTCATCACATTTAAATTTAATGAGCCAAAATCAAGCCAGATATGCGAAAAGATGCTAAAAAAAGGTATAATTTTACGAGATTTAAAAAGCTATGCCTTAAATGCGGTGAGAATCACCATCGGTCAGGCATGGCAAAACGATAGAGTTTTTGAAGAGTTAAAGCAAATTTTAAAGTAG
- the pheA gene encoding prephenate dehydratase, producing MQELNELRKEIDSIDDLILNKLNERMKLVEQIGKLKQTTGTPIYRPERERAIINRLTSLSKDKALNKAAIEAIYLEIFAVSRNLEMPQKIVYLGPEGTYTHQAAQSRFGAMSAYLPLATIEAVFTKLAQKEAKYGVVPIENNTEGAVGATLDCLSKFDDIKIVAELYVDIHHSFVSINENLKEIKRIYSHPQGYNQCRKFLEDHLLNEVEFVPAKSTSAAAYMASMDRESAAICSKIAAKIYNVPIVYETIEDNMANRTRFLILSDFKNAKVENSKTSILAKTDHSPGRLADLLSIFKNENINITKLESRPIKQREFKSIFYLDFEGHIDDEKVQNAFELAKESGAEITWLGSYLNGEE from the coding sequence ATGCAAGAGCTAAATGAGCTTAGAAAAGAGATCGATAGTATCGATGATCTCATCTTAAATAAACTAAATGAGAGGATGAAGCTTGTTGAGCAGATCGGCAAGCTAAAGCAAACCACTGGGACGCCTATATATCGTCCTGAGCGCGAGCGAGCTATCATAAACCGCTTAACTAGCCTTAGCAAAGATAAAGCCTTAAATAAGGCTGCGATCGAGGCCATTTATCTTGAAATTTTTGCTGTTAGTAGAAATTTAGAGATGCCTCAAAAGATCGTCTATCTAGGACCTGAGGGCACTTATACACATCAAGCGGCGCAAAGTAGATTTGGCGCGATGAGTGCATATTTACCACTTGCTACGATCGAGGCAGTTTTTACAAAGCTAGCTCAAAAAGAGGCAAAATACGGTGTCGTGCCTATCGAAAACAACACTGAAGGCGCTGTTGGAGCTACGCTTGATTGTTTGAGTAAATTTGATGATATAAAGATAGTGGCAGAGCTCTACGTAGATATCCATCACAGCTTTGTTAGCATAAATGAAAATTTAAAAGAGATAAAGCGAATTTACTCGCATCCGCAAGGCTACAACCAGTGCCGTAAATTTTTAGAGGATCACTTGTTAAATGAGGTCGAATTTGTCCCAGCAAAATCAACCTCAGCAGCTGCATATATGGCATCTATGGATAGAGAATCAGCCGCCATTTGCTCAAAAATCGCAGCTAAAATTTACAATGTGCCAATCGTCTATGAGACTATTGAAGATAATATGGCAAATAGAACGAGATTTTTGATCTTAAGTGATTTTAAAAACGCCAAGGTTGAAAATTCAAAAACTTCGATCCTAGCAAAGACTGATCACAGTCCAGGTCGCCTTGCTGATCTGCTTTCTATCTTTAAAAATGAGAATATCAATATCACAAAACTTGAGTCACGTCCTATAAAGCAGCGCGAATTTAAGTCAATTTTTTACCTTGACTTTGAAGGGCATATCGACGATGAGAAGGTGCAAAACGCCTTTGAGCTCGCAAAAGAGAGCGGCGCTGAGATAACGTGGCTTGGAAGCTATTTAAACGGAGAAGAGTAA
- the lysA gene encoding diaminopimelate decarboxylase: MDFKELASKYKTPLYVYDFNYIKERYEALKNAFYARKSLVCYAVKANSNLSVLKFLADLGAGFDCVSIGEVKRALLAGAKRYQIIFSGVGKSDEELKEALENEILLINVESFAELLRLEEIAKGLNLKARISIRVNPGVDAKTHPYISTGLNENKFGVDAQTAKKMYIHAKASEFLEPTGIHFHIGSQLTSLSPIIDAAKIVSELLRELRALEIDIKFFDVGGGLGIIYNDEKEINLYDYAQGILGALKGQDVTIVCEPGRFIVGNAGYFVASVLYEKFNGKKRFVITDGAMNDLIRPSLYGAHHKIFVDGKDENLGACDVVGPVCESGDFLAKDINLPECKSGDLVVVKGAGAYGFSMSSNYNTRNRAAEVCVLDGKDRLIRRRECFEDVVAPEIEFLESADARAK; encoded by the coding sequence ATGGATTTTAAAGAGCTTGCAAGCAAATACAAAACCCCACTTTACGTTTATGATTTTAACTACATTAAAGAGCGCTATGAGGCGCTAAAAAACGCATTTTACGCTAGAAAATCTCTAGTTTGCTACGCTGTAAAAGCAAACTCAAATTTAAGTGTTTTAAAATTTCTGGCTGATCTTGGAGCTGGATTTGACTGCGTAAGCATCGGCGAGGTCAAAAGAGCGCTTCTTGCAGGTGCTAAGAGATATCAGATCATCTTTAGCGGCGTTGGCAAGAGCGATGAAGAGCTAAAAGAGGCTTTAGAAAATGAAATTTTGCTGATAAATGTTGAGAGTTTTGCCGAACTTTTAAGGCTTGAAGAGATTGCAAAAGGGCTAAATTTAAAGGCTAGGATTAGCATCAGGGTAAATCCTGGTGTTGATGCAAAAACTCACCCATATATCTCGACAGGGCTAAATGAAAACAAATTTGGCGTCGATGCGCAGACGGCTAAAAAGATGTATATCCACGCTAAAGCATCAGAGTTTCTTGAGCCAACTGGCATACACTTTCACATCGGCTCGCAGCTAACTTCACTAAGCCCGATAATAGACGCTGCAAAGATCGTAAGCGAGCTTTTAAGAGAGCTAAGAGCGCTTGAGATCGATATCAAATTCTTTGATGTTGGCGGCGGACTTGGCATCATCTACAACGATGAAAAAGAGATAAATTTATACGACTACGCACAAGGAATTTTAGGCGCACTAAAAGGTCAAGATGTGACCATCGTTTGTGAGCCAGGACGCTTTATCGTGGGCAATGCTGGCTACTTTGTCGCAAGTGTTTTATATGAAAAATTTAACGGCAAAAAGAGATTTGTCATCACTGATGGCGCGATGAATGATCTTATAAGACCAAGCCTTTATGGCGCGCATCACAAAATTTTTGTCGATGGCAAGGATGAAAATTTAGGCGCTTGCGATGTGGTCGGTCCAGTTTGTGAAAGCGGTGACTTTTTAGCAAAAGATATCAATCTGCCAGAGTGTAAGAGTGGCGATCTAGTCGTGGTTAAAGGGGCTGGAGCTTATGGATTTAGCATGAGCTCAAACTACAATACAAGAAACAGAGCCGCTGAAGTTTGCGTGCTTGATGGCAAAGATAGGCTGATAAGAAGACGTGAGTGCTTTGAGGACGTCGTGGCACCTGAGATTGAGTTTTTGGAGAGCGCTGATGCAAGAGCTAAATGA